GGCGCTCCAGTCTCTGCTCCGCCTCCACTCGACGGCGCTGGTGATCGAGAATCAGAAGACGCGCTGCCTGTCGGTCCTCCTGCAGCCGCCGTGCCAACTCGGCGATTGCGCTCTCATCAGTGGCCGGCTCTCCCAGGGCCTCGCGCAGCTCCAGTTCTCTACGCTCGGCCTGGGCGACCGACAGGGCCACGATCGTCCTCGAGGCGGCCAGTTGCCGTGCAACCTCGGTCGCGGGCTGCGCTGAATCCTCCTCTTCACCAAGGAAATCGGTTAGAATGCGTCGCAGCCAGCGTAGAAGACCCATCTACGAACCAGGCACCGCTTTCCAGCGAGGGCGAATCTGCAGTCCTTTGGGTCGGTCCGGGCCGGGTGCAATAGCCCCAGCTTCGCCGTGTAACCTAGACTGCCACCTCACCTAGTTGAGGATTCTTCGCCAACTGTGCAGGAGTTCCTGCACCCGCAAGGAAAGAGCTCGCAACTCATCAAGGAGGCATAGGTAATGTCAGACGATCGCATACCCGTACTGCTGGACACCGACCTCGGAGACGATATCGACGACGCCTGGGCGCTGTCGGTGTGCATCAACCACCCGCGCATCAACCTGGTGGGCGTTACCACCGTTTGGCGTGACTCAGTGCTGCGTGCCGCGCAGGGCCGGTTGCTGCTTGAGAAGGCCGGAACCCCCGAAGTGCCGGTGGCAGCCGGTACCCGAGACGCCCTTGACCGCGCCCTGGACTTCCCCCGCAACTGCCAGGCCGACGTTCTTTCCGCCGAGGACGAGGCGCGGCTTCGCGAAGGCCGCACCGACGCCATCCGGTTCATGGCGGAGATGGCAGAGAGCACTCCGGGGCTCGTTCTGTTGCCCATCGGGCCGCTCACCAGCGTAGCCCGGTTCATCCTTGAGTTCCCGGAGAGCTTCGCCAAGATCGAGCGCATCGTCATCATGGGCGGCCATATCATGCCCGATCGAGCGCAGCCTGAATACAATGTCGTCTGTGACCCTCGCGCCAGCAAGATTGTCTTTGGCTGCGGCAAGCCGATCACGATGATCGGCCTCGATGTCACGCTCAAGT
The nucleotide sequence above comes from Armatimonadia bacterium. Encoded proteins:
- a CDS encoding nucleoside hydrolase produces the protein MSDDRIPVLLDTDLGDDIDDAWALSVCINHPRINLVGVTTVWRDSVLRAAQGRLLLEKAGTPEVPVAAGTRDALDRALDFPRNCQADVLSAEDEARLREGRTDAIRFMAEMAESTPGLVLLPIGPLTSVARFILEFPESFAKIERIVIMGGHIMPDRAQPEYNVVCDPRASKIVFGCGKPITMIGLDVTLKCQMVPSDLEAINAKGTPLAKAILCMTELWQGGPDGQRKKSMPIVHDPLAALAVVEPDIVQCEKLNIDIDEKGNCVVGSGPANALVAQGVDPVRVRARVVELIG